gcaacttccatcatcatcatatacatgacttgagcattcattgtcatattgccttgcatgatcgtaagatagctagcatgatgttttcatggcttgtccattttttgatgtcattgctacgctagatccttgcacatcccggtactcgctggaggcattcatatagagtcatatctttgttccagtaccgAGTtgcaatattgagttgtaagtaaataaaagtgtgatgatcatcattatagagcattgccccatgaaaaaaaaatgaaaggccaaagaagcctaaataaaaaaagggggccaaagaagcccatccaaaaaaaataaaaataaaagaaaaggggcaatgttactatccttttaccacacttgtgctttaaagtagcaccatgttcttcatatagagagtctcctatgttatcactttcatatactagtgggaattttcattatagaacttggcttgtatattcctacgatgggcttcctcaaatgccctaggtcttcatgagcaagcaagttggatgcacacccacttagtttcagtttgagctttcatacacttatagctcttagtgcatccgttgcatggcaatccctactcttcgcattgacatcaattgatgggcatctccatagcccgttgattagccacgtcgatgtgagactttctcctttttttgtcttctccgcataacctccaccatcatattctattccacccatagtgttatatccatagctcacgctcatgtattgcgtgaaagttgaaaaggtttgagaatactaaagtatgaaacaattgcttggctgacaccgggataggcatgaggggtaccttgtgttaagaaaagggagcatacaagactatatgattttgtagggataacattctggaagcattgatattttgaaagacatgattgtttgttgggatgccctaagtattattgtttttatgtcaaatgatatactattgccttgaatcactcgtgtcttaatattcatgccatgattagattacatgatcaagattatgctaggtagcattccacatcaaaaattatcttctttatcatttacctactcgaggacgagcaggaattaagcttggggatgctgatacgtctccgtcgtatctataatttttgattgttccatgccaatattattcaactttcatatacttttggcaactttttatattatttttgggactaacatattgatctagtgcccaatgctagttcctgtctgttgcatgttttatgtttcactataaccccatatcaaacggagtccaaacgagataaaaatggacggagaattattttggaatatttgtgatttttgggaagtaaaatcaacgtgagacggtgcccgaggtggccccgagataggggcccatgcccactccaagtgggcgcgccccccaccctcctgggcaccccgtaaggcggttgatgcccttctttggccgcaagaaagctaatttttggaaaaagatctggacgaaggtttcaatccaatcggagttacggatctccggatacaaATGAAACGGTGCCAAGGCAGAATcccagaacacagaaacagagagagacaaagagatagatccaatctcggaggggctctcgcctgtcccaagccatgggagccaaggaccagagggtaaacccttctcccatctagggaggaggtcagggaagaagaagaagaagaagggggcctctctcccccttgcttccggtggcgccagagcgttgccgggggccatcatcatcaccgcgatcttcaccaacacctccgccatcttcaccaccatctccatcaccttcccccatttatattcagcggtccactctcccgcaacacgttgtaccctctacttgaacatggtgctttatgcttcatattattatccaatgatgtgttgccatcctatgatgtctgagtagattttagttgtcctatcggtgattgatgaattgctatgattggtttgagttgcatgttttattattggtgctgtcctattgtgccctccgtgtcgcgcaagcgtgagggattcccgatgtagggtttgcaatatgttcatgatttgcttatggtgggtggcgtgagtgatagaagtacaaacccgagtaagtaggttgtttgcatatgggataaaggggacttgatacttaatgctatggttgggttttaccttaatgatctttagtagttgcggatgcttgctagagttccaatcataagtgcatatgatccaagaagagaaagtatgttagcttatgcctctccctcaaataaaattgcaatagtgattaccggtctagtaacgtagttaattgcttagggacaatttcacaactcctaccaccacttttccacactcgctatatttactttattgcttctttatctaaatagcccctagtttatatttacgtgttctttattatcttgcaaacctatccaacaacacctacaaagtacttctagtttcatacttgttctaggtaaagcgaacgtcaagtgtgcgtagagttgtatcggtggtcgatagaacttgagggaatatttgttctacctttaactcctcgttgggttcgacactcttacttatcgaaagaggctataattgatctcgtatacttgcgggttatcacacgcacctgtcatgggctcgaatccgtcggagatcaagtctccgcggatgtcggcaatgtagttcaagcttccaaacctgacctgatggccaggggcatagctatcgatctgctccagatggccaagcgagttggcccgcagtgcgaagccgctgaatcgaagatctatccggggaggaaagcctcaccctggatcgcaccgTTGTAGATgtttgaaggggccatcaagccttaccgtgacgacacaggggaactctcaatgaaagcaccaatgtcggtgtcaaaaccggcggatctcaggtagggggtcccgaactgtgcatctaaggctaatggtaacaggaggcgggggacacactgtttacccaggttcgggccctctctatggaggtaatcccctacttcctgcttgattgatcttgatgatatatgagtattataagagttgatctaccacaagatcatagaggctaaaccctagaagctagcctatggttatgattgttgttgtcctacggactaaaccctccggtttatatagacagcggagggggctagggttacacagaggcggttacaaagaaggaaatctacatatccgaattgccaagcttgccttccacgcaaaggagagtcccacccggacacgggacgaagtcttcaatcttgtatcttcatagtccaacagtccggcataagcatatagtccggctgtccgaggaccccctaatcctggactccctcagttcccTCGAGCTTGCACAAGTTCCTTTCCTCCTCATCACTATCATCCATCCTAAGCATTGCCGCCTTCTTGGGTGCAGTCTTTTGATCCCTCAACTTCCACTTGTCAAAAGTTTGAAGGATTGCCCAAACATGCTTAAATGAGAATGCTTTGCCCTTGGAAGCGACCATCTCCTTGTACCTCAAGCCGACAATTGCCTCCTACAAACCCACCAATAGCATAGTAAACACACATAAGAACCTAACAATAGCATAGAAAATCAGAATAGATGTGAAAACACACACATGTACTCACATAGTCACTCTCCACGGTTCCGCTGGGCGGTGCATCCTTCACTTGGTCCATTGCCGCACTCCAACGAGCACATTGGGGCTTCATCAACTCCCACCGCCCTTGAAGCGACCGGTATGTACGAGAGATGTACCCACCGGTCTTCGGCTTGATCTTGCAATAGGTGTCCTCTATGCGTTGCCAATAGCGTTTACCGGTTTGATTGGTACCGGTGCTTGCATCCATCCCCACATGTGCCCGAGCACGAACCAAGATAATATCTTCGGCCTCGCTATAGTTTGTCGCAGCACGGGCAACGGCAGCGAACGTCTCCTCCTCTATCTCGGtcacctcctcctcatcttccccttcctcctcctcatcacccTCTTCCTCCAAGTCATCACCAAACCCAAAGGGTTTGAGAGGAGCAGCCCCGAGGTCCACCTCCGTGCCTTGGAGAAGTCCCATGAACGACGTCGTCGTTGTGGGCATACCGTCGAGCACCTCATGCACGACGGGTAGAGGGTCAACGATTGGGGGCGCGGGTGCGGTCTTCTTTCGGGAGGTGGTCCTCTTCACGACCGGGGTCCCTCCCGCGGCGAGCTTGGCGACCGTAGCACCCTTCGGCCCAACCGACGACGTCTTCCGACGACGCTTGGTggtgggcggctgcggcggggcGAGTTCGGGCGGGGCGAGGGAGGAGGCGGGGGCCAGGGCGACTGCGGGCTGCGGAGGGACGACATGCTGGCCAGCACGCCGCCGCTTGGCGCCGAGGACGTGGGTGGCGGCGACCACCAACGTGACCTGTGCCTGGCTCGGGACGGGCGACTGCTGGGCAAgggaggaggcgggcggcggctccaTGGCGCGCGGCGTGCGGCGGCTGCGAGCTTGGCGGGCGGCGGGAGNNNNNNNNNNNNNNNNNNNNNNNNNNNNNNNNNNNNNNNNNNNNNNNNNNNNNNNNNNNNNNNNNNNNNNNNNNNNNNNNNNNNNNNNNNNNNNNNNNNNNNNNNNNNNNNNNNNNNNNNNNNNNNNNNNNNNNNNNNNNNNNNNNNNNNNNNNNNNNNNNNNNNNNNNNNNNNNNNNNNNNNNNNNNCAGAGCGGAGGAATAGAGGTTGGGGTTGTTTCCCTTTTCCAGCCCTCACTTTTAGAGGCTGGGAGAGCGACCCGGGCTCCAACCCTTAAAATTGTTTACGGGTTTAGGGGCTCTAGTCTTTGCGTTTTTTTTGAACCCGTAAAAATGCGGTTATTTTTTAGGTTTGAGGGTACTACTAGTGATGCTCtaaccgagagactgagccggcatatcatcttgagatttacgaagcaaccgcaggcgcctcgtcgtcgacgggaacgtctcctcccactgaaagcgcaacgccggaaatcctgaaataaatccaggaataatgcgagcacgaggacttgaaccctggtgggttggggataccactgttcacctaaccatctcaaccacaggttgattcgccgcACAAATAAGATTTTGCCTGCCACATATATGACACTTATCAGGGTTCAAAAGAaccttcatttttattttttttagttgTGGAAACTCCATTTTCTTTGTTTTGACAAAAGAATAAATTCAGATGCTATTCTTCAGGCTGGGCCGAAGATAAATGGCCCGGAACGCTTATATATGAGGTTCAGGCAACTGCCCAAACGCGCGTACGATGTGGTAGCATAAGAGGAACCCTAGCCGGTCCTGCGGACCCTTCCTCCCCGGCCGCCGCCATCCCCTGCGGCAACGCCCCCTCCCTTCTCCGCCGCCTGCCACCACCAACCCTGCTGGCCGCAATCGCTCTTCGTGTCGTAACCACCCTCCGCTGCCTGTGCTATTATGCCTGGCGGCGTTTTAGGTGAAATAATCTCAAGGGAGCCGGAGGCGGAAGAAGAGTCAATTTCCTTCTGCAGTCCAGACAGAAAGGAGATCGATTTCGGTTTGTGCGGCAAGCGCAGCCCAAAAGGATTAATTTTTATTCGGAGTCTGTCCGTTGAGAAGTTGTAATCAGGGCCCTCTTCCCTTTCCTGTAATAATCTCCCTTTTGGAGGAGAGCCGGCCTCAGTAATAAATAGAGGATTGGGAGGAGTAGGAGGGGCCGTGCATCGATGGAATATAAGTTGGCGTCCCCTATTTATTTTTCGCCGACATCGTTGTTGTGCCGGCCAAAAAATTAATATATAGGAGTAAGAGGGGTtgtcacagacatcaataaggccagTTTTTGATCCGATCAGGGCAGGCGTTCCGACTTCAGTAAGGCCAGTTTTTCATCCGATCAGCCATGAAGAATAAAAATGGTCGTCGCAGACGCAATGTAAGTTTTAATTCTTTTGTGCCTGGTGTTTGTCCTCAAAAGGCTGATTATTTGTTGTTCCACCTAAATGCAATGCAGAAAGCAGCTCGCAAGGAAGCTAGTGCTGGCAATGGAGAAGGAGACAGGCTTAGCAAGCTGCCCAATGACCTTCTGCTCAACATTCTTGAGAGGGTGGACACGCTTGATGCAATAAGGGCCTGCGTCCTGTCCAAGCAAATGCTTAAGCTACCCACCATGCTCTCGCAGTTCTTCCTAAGTTTTGATTCCATTCCAGCTTACCATGATAAAGCTCGTGTTTCCAGCCTCAGCCTGAGTGACGTGTTTCGAACCAACAGTGCTGTGGCTCATGTTACAGATAACATCTTGACCACAAGGAGCCCGGAGATCACCATCAGCAAACTCAAAATCAGATTTATCTTGATGCAACCTGACTCTCTCACTATTGGCAAATCTGTGTCTAGCGCCATGGCAACACAGAAGGTTGACGCTGCTGAGTTTGAGATTGTAACAGAGAAGCCTTATAAGATCTGCTCTTCCGCCGATCTCCTCCACCATGGGAAGCAGTTCAATGATTTTGTTTGTGCTTGTCCAAATGCATTTGCTGGCCTTAGGCGCCTGTGGCTGCGCAATATGAGGTTTGGTGCACTGGACATTCCCAACATCCTCACCACATGCAAGCTCTTGGAGTCTTTGCGTTTAACCCATTGCGACTCAGGGATCCATTCTGTGCTGCAAGTAGAGCATGCTCAACTTGTTGAGCTCTTGGTTGATTATGGGCAGTTTGAGAGAGTTGAGCTGATATGTCTACCAAAACTCAAACATGTGGCCTATACTAATTGGTCCTCCTGTGAAGATCCCATGTATTTTGGTTTTGTGCCACAGCTTTCAAAGCTGAGCCTTACTAAAATTGGCGTCCGTTCAGAAAAGAATATTGAGTTAAGTCAGCTACTTGCTAATGTTCCTTCCATAAGCGAACTACATCTGGATTTTAGAAGTGAAAAGGTATGCATTTGTCATTTGAATCATCCCTGTCCTTTGCCCTTATGTATGACGTATATGTAACAATAGTAACTTGCGTCTTCCCCACAACTTGCACTGAGTTTTAAATTGTTTTTTTTTTCTATCCCAGATTTGGATTATCCCAGAATGCCCGAAACTGCTTGCGCCTGTGCTCAGCAAACTACAGCATGTGAATCTGGACCATCTTCCTGAAGGATGTGATTTAGCTTGGACAATGTTTATCCTTGAAGCTGCTCCCTCCCTAAAAGAGCTGTGCATCACAGCATGGGATCATTGGTGCATAATTTTCACTGACAAAGAGTTCCGGAAGGAAAATGGTTTCTGCGATAAGGCAGACGTGAAGTGGAAGCCATATGCCCCTAATTTCAAGCACAAGAATCTGGTTAAGCTCACCATCTACGGCTTCCAGCCTGATGACAACTTTGTGCGATATATCAGGTGTGTCGTGGAAGCCGCGGTTAATGTGGCAGAGATATCTCTGTACGACAGAGTGGTGTGTGGGCGCTGTGGTGACTTGGATCCTGAGATCAAGGACAAGGTTTGTCCATCAAGATATCCATGGACTGCTGAGGAGAGGACACAGGCAACTGAGGATTTGGGTTTGCCTTCCCGTGCTGCGGTTCACTTCCGGTCCTAATTGAAATATGATTTGCATGATATTCTTATGTTATTTACTTTGCAAATCATCTGTCCTATATCTTTTAGTTTGAAGGAATTACTGAACTTCATAATTCTGTAGCTACCAAGCCTGTACTCTTTCTTTCCCTTCAATTCAAGCTTGTAACATTGCCCAATGCTTGATGCGTTGGAGTATATTTGATGTGTCCACTTCATCTTGAGGCTGTCCATTGCATTAAAATTTGATACTATAGATTTCATCTTACAGGAGGAAAAATATGCTTAATTTGTGGGATAATTACATTGCGACTCATTGCTTGATCCCTGTGGTGCTGCATTTAGTACTGTACACCTGTAGTAATTAATCTATGGCTTAACTTGCTGAACATGCATTACTTCCATCCCTTTCTGAACATGTTCCCCAAGGTAATGTGGCGAGAGACCACAGGGACAGTGATTTGGTGTCCAGGAAGTTGGAGAGGAGGTTGTATGGAGGTAGGAGGCAATACCCATCCTGCATCACTGAAGCCTCCCAGCGGCAGCGCTTGCTGCATTGCCTCCTATGGGCGGCGCTCCCACCACCTGAAGTCTTCTCTGGAAGTCAGCTGGCTTTCCTGCTGGAGGTATGGTCTTCTACCTCTAGGGTTCTTGTTTTGTGTATTTCTAGGTTTTCCTGATTCTTGTAACTTATGAGGCTCCAATGCAGAGCTTGGTTATGTGTATACGTTGTCATACAAGTTTAGCCCTTCTAAATTTGCTTGAATTTAAAGTATGAGCAATTAAGCTGCTATGCTAGTTAATACGGTGTTTTTTTTCTGCTAAGGAAAGAAATTAGGCCGTGCCCTGCTGAATCAGTACTACATCTGttttttttattgctttatgcaatCAAATGATTGTTAGATTTCAGATCCTGTATAAATCTTAGGACATAATGGACTAGATCTACTGCCTACAATTCTCGGTACATAAACTGAAATTTCATTCTCTATTATCTTTGTTTTTGCGTTAATTCTAAAACTATTTGACGGCGACATACATTTAGAAAGAAAGATGCAGTTGTATTTATGCACGACAATACAGCTAATTTCCTTTGATTCTTTCATATCGTTAAATTTCACTTACAACATCGTCTATTCATCTAATTATTTATTTCTACAGCTTAATTTGTATCCAGTGAAGAACTGTTGTTAGCATACGTATAAATGTACATTTTTTTAGCTGAACGTATAAATGTACATGGACGCTGGGAAATTGCGGGTACCGCCGGACATCCCCGCATAAACCCGCTTGACTTTTGCGTACAACCGCGGGAGCCCACTTATGATGTGTTTAGCGGGCCGGCCTTGCGGGATTGGCGAGCAGCCCGCACCGCTTGCACCCTTGGTAGAGTCAATCCCGTGTGCGGGTGAGGTGGACCAAATTTGGGCCGGTTGCGCCTAGCTCGGCCCTTAGTTCTATCGTAAAATAGACCTATTTTTTCGAAAATTTAAATCTCATGCATAGTACATATAATTCTTGGAGTCATAAAAATGACTGGAAGTGTTGTGCTTAGGAATTAAGATGCCCACGTCCATTGCTTAGCACCTATGAAGGGCATTGACTAATTGGTTGAATATCAATTCCATGTTTCAGCAGCCAGTATATGACAACATAAAGCCATGAGCCAATCTATCTAGATCCTAAAATTAAAATTCAAGTACATAAAA
Above is a window of Triticum dicoccoides isolate Atlit2015 ecotype Zavitan chromosome 5B, WEW_v2.0, whole genome shotgun sequence DNA encoding:
- the LOC119308835 gene encoding uncharacterized protein LOC119308835; this translates as MKNKNGRRRRNKAARKEASAGNGEGDRLSKLPNDLLLNILERVDTLDAIRACVLSKQMLKLPTMLSQFFLSFDSIPAYHDKARVSSLSLSDVFRTNSAVAHVTDNILTTRSPEITISKLKIRFILMQPDSLTIGKSVSSAMATQKVDAAEFEIVTEKPYKICSSADLLHHGKQFNDFVCACPNAFAGLRRLWLRNMRFGALDIPNILTTCKLLESLRLTHCDSGIHSVLQVEHAQLVELLVDYGQFERVELICLPKLKHVAYTNWSSCEDPMYFGFVPQLSKLSLTKIGVRSEKNIELSQLLANVPSISELHLDFRSEKIWIIPECPKLLAPVLSKLQHVNLDHLPEGCDLAWTMFILEAAPSLKELCITAWDHWCIIFTDKEFRKENGFCDKADVKWKPYAPNFKHKNLVKLTIYGFQPDDNFVRYIRCVVEAAVNVAEISLYDRVVCGRCGDLDPEIKDKVCPSRYPWTAEERTQATEDLGLPSRAAVHFRS